In Phragmites australis chromosome 24, lpPhrAust1.1, whole genome shotgun sequence, the following are encoded in one genomic region:
- the LOC133907491 gene encoding homeobox-leucine zipper protein HOX9-like yields the protein MAAAVAMRSGSSDGGGGYDKGGLDTGKYVRYTPEQVEALERVYAECPKPSSVRRQQLLRECPILANIEPKQIKVWFQNRRCRDKQRKESSRLQTVNRKLTAMNKLLMEENERLQKQVSHLVHENAYMKQQLQNLSLPNDTSCESNVTTPANLRDASNPSGLLSIAEETLTEFLSKATGTAIDWVQMPGMKPGPDSFGIVSVSHGCRGVAARACGLVNLEPTKVVEILKDRPSWFRDCRSLEVFTMLPAGNGGTVELVSMQMYAPTTLVPARDFWMLRYTTTIPDGSLVVCERSLSGSGGGQSTASAQQFVRAEMLPSGYLVRPCEGGGSIVHIVDHLDLEAWSVPEVLRPLYESSRVVAQKMTTAALRHIRQIAQETSGEVVYTLGRQPAVLRTFSQRLSRGFNDAISGFNDDGWSVMGGDGVEDVIIACNSKKIRNNSNVSAFGAPGGIICAKASMLLQNVPPAILVRFLREHRSEWADYNFDAYSASALKTSPCSLPGLRPMRFSGSQIIMPLAHTMENEEILEVVRLEGHTLTQDEGLLSRDIHLLQLCIGIDEKSMGSCFQLVFAPIDELFPDDAPLISSGFRVIPLDIKTDGVPSGRTLDLASSLEVGSTTQQASGDACQDDCNLRSVLTIAFQFPYEMHLQDSVATMARQYVRSILSAVQRVSMAISPSRSGLNTGQKIISGFPEAATLVRWICQSYQFHLGVELVSHSDEAGESLLRMFWDHQDAVLCCSFKERPVFTFGNQMGIDMLETTLIALQDLSLDKIFDEAGTKALYAEIPKLMEQGYVYLPAGVCLSGMGRHVSYEQAVAWKVLGEDSNVHCLAFCFVNWSFV from the exons atggcggcggcggttgcAATGCGGAGTGGGAGCAGCGATGGCGGCGGGGGGTACGACAAAGGCGGGCTGGACACGGGCAAGTACGTGCGCTACACGCCGGAGCAGGTGGAGGCGCTGGAGCGGGTCTACGCCGAGTGCCCCAAGCCCAGCTCCGTGCGCAGGCAGCAGCTGTTGCGCGAGTGCCCCATCCTGGCTAACATcgagcccaagcagatcaaggtctggttccagaaccggaG GTGCCGTGATAAGCAGCGGAAGGAGTCTTCGAGGCTCCAGACTGTGAACAGAAAATTGACCGCAATGAACAAGCTTCTTATGGAGGAGAATGAACGTCTTCAGAAGCAGGTCTCCCATCTGGTTCACGAGAATGCGTACATGAAGCAGCAGCTGCAGAAT CTGTCATTGCCAAATGATACGAGCTGTGAATCAAATGTGACCACTCCTGCGAACCTAAGGGATGCAAGTAACCCATCAGG ACTCCTTTCAATTGCAGAGGAGACATTGACAGAATTCCTCTCAAAGGCTACGGGGACTGCTATTGATTGGGTCCAGATGCCTGGGATGAAG CCTGGTCCGGATTCGTTTGGTATCGTGTCTGTTTCACATGGTTGCCGAGGTGTTGCTGCTCGTGCTTGTGGTTTGGTGAATCTAGAACCAACAAAG GTTGTGGAGATCTTGAAAGACCGCCCATCTTGGTTCCGTGATTGTCGGAGTCTTGAAGTCTTTACAATGTTACCGGCTGGAAATGGTGGAACTGTTGAGCTTGTTTCCATGCAG ATGTATGCTCCTACTACTTTAGTTCCTGCACGTGATTTTTGGATGCTGAGATACACAACCACTATACCGGATGGCAGTCTTGTG GTCTGTGAGAGATCTTTAAGTGGTTCAGGAGGTGGTCAAAGTACTGCCTCAGCACAACAATTTGTTAGAGCTGAGATGCTTCCTAGTGGCTATTTAGTCCGCCCATGTGAGGGCGGGGGCTCAATTGTGCATATAGTGGACCATCTGGACCTTGAG GCTTGGAGTGTTCCTGAAGTTCTTCGGCCGCTCTATGAGTCATCTAGGGTAGTTGCTCAGAAGATGACAACTGCA GCACTAAGGCACATCAGACAAATTGCTCAAGAAACAAGTGGAGAGGTTGTATATACCTTGGGGAGACAACCAGCTGTTCTACGAACATTTAGTCAGAGGCTCAGTAG AGGCTTTAATGATGCTATAAGTGGTTTCAATGATGATGGTTGGTCTGTCATGGGTGGAGATGGCGTGGAAGATGTTATCATTGCTTGTAACTCAAAGAAGATTAGAAACAATAGCAATGTTAGTGCCTTTGGAGCCCCTGGTGGTATCATATGCGCTAAGGCCTCCATGTTACTGCAG AATGTTCCACCAGCAATACTTGTTAGGTTCTTGAGAGAACATCGGTCTGAATGGGCAGATTATAACTTTGATGCATATTCGGCGTCTGCGCTAAAAACTAGCCCTTGTTCACTTCCTGGGTTGCGGCCTATGAGATTTTCTGGGAGCCAGATCATCATGCCACTTGCGCACACAATGGAGAATGAGGAG ATCTTAGAAGTTGTTCGTCTTGAAGGCCATACTCTTACACAAGATGAAGGTCTTTTATCAAGAGATATCCACCTGCTTCAG ctTTGCATTGGAATAGATGAGAAATCAATGGGATCCTGCTTCCAGCTTGTCTTTGCACCTATCGATGAGCTTTTCCCTGATGATGCTCCATTGATATCTTCAGGTTTCCGTGTTATACCGTTGGACATAAAAACA GATGGTGTACCCTCTGGAAGAACATTAGATTTGGCCTCTAGCCTTGAAGTTGGTTCAACTACACAACAAGCCTCAGGGGATGCATGTCAGGATGATTGCAATCTACGGTCTGTACTAACAATTGCCTTTCAGTTCCCCTACGAAATGCATCTCCAAGATAGTGTTGCAACTATGGCCCGCCAATACGTTCGAAGCATACTCTCTGCTGTGCAGAGAGTATCCATGGCTATTTCTCCTTCGCGGTCTGGCTTGAATACTGGGCAGAAGATAATTTCTGGCTTCCCTGAAGCCGCGACACTTGTTCGCTGGATTTGCCAAAGCTACCA GTTCCACTTGGGGGTGGAGTTGGTCAGTCACTCAGATGAAGCTGGGGAATCATTATTGAGAATGTTCTGGGATCATCAAGACGCTGTCTTGTGCTGCTCTTTCAAG GAAAGGCCTGTGTTTACTTTTGGCAACCAGATGGGAATCGACATGCTAGAAACAACTCTAATTGCTCTACAAGATCTTTCCCTGGATAAGATCTTTGACGAAGCTGGTACCAAGGCATTATATGCAGAGATTCCGAAACTGATGGAGCAG GGCTATGTGTACCTGCCGGCTGGTGTCTGCTTGTCAGGAATGGGCCGCCATGTCTCCTATGAACAAGCTGTTGCGTGGAAAGTCCTTGGCGAGGACAGCAATGTGCACTGCCTGGCCTTCTGCTTCGTCAACTGGTCGTTCGTCTGA